In Haloarcula salinisoli, one genomic interval encodes:
- a CDS encoding endonuclease V: MDIVRPEFVPDPSLSTAEMEALQRDIAEAAVFADEFAFDPDAVSLDGPAGQQTLGERPASVADDTATEGADQPLVAGVDQAFVGDRAISAIVVLRGREVIERVYAVEPTEIPYVPGLLSFREGGAILAAFSALEHVPDIVFVDGSGRIHYREAGLATHIGVTLDVPAIGVAKNLLCGRPRESLDRKLPEGARVAIEADAEVETATDGPIIGYAVQSRQYDSSSQYINPLVVSPGHRVSAATAADLVVATAAGYKLPEPTRLADAYADSVKGDL; the protein is encoded by the coding sequence ATGGACATCGTTCGTCCGGAGTTCGTCCCGGACCCCTCGCTCTCGACCGCCGAGATGGAGGCCCTGCAACGTGATATCGCCGAGGCGGCGGTCTTTGCGGACGAGTTCGCGTTCGACCCCGATGCCGTCTCGCTGGACGGGCCGGCCGGACAGCAGACGCTCGGCGAGCGACCAGCCAGTGTCGCCGATGACACCGCGACCGAGGGCGCCGACCAGCCCCTCGTCGCCGGCGTCGACCAGGCCTTCGTCGGCGACCGCGCGATATCGGCCATCGTCGTCCTGCGGGGCCGCGAGGTCATAGAGCGGGTCTATGCGGTCGAACCGACGGAGATTCCGTACGTCCCCGGCCTCCTCTCCTTTCGCGAGGGCGGGGCCATCCTCGCGGCCTTTTCAGCGCTGGAGCACGTGCCCGATATCGTCTTCGTCGACGGCAGCGGCCGCATCCACTACCGCGAGGCGGGACTGGCGACGCACATCGGGGTCACGCTGGATGTCCCAGCTATCGGCGTCGCGAAGAACCTGCTGTGTGGTCGACCACGGGAGTCACTGGACCGAAAGCTCCCCGAGGGCGCCCGCGTCGCCATCGAGGCCGACGCCGAGGTCGAGACTGCTACTGATGGACCCATCATCGGCTACGCCGTCCAGAGCCGACAGTACGACTCGTCGAGTCAGTACATCAATCCGCTCGTCGTCAGCCCCGGCCACCGGGTCAGCGCGGCGACCGCGGCCGACCTCGTGGTGGCGACGGCGGCGGGGTACAAACTCCCCGAGCCGACGCGGCTCGCCGACGCCTACGCCGACTCGGTGAAAGGCGACCTGTGA
- a CDS encoding rhomboid family intramembrane serine protease produces the protein MSECDVCGKQENMPYQCGHCGGTYCAEHRLPEAHDCPGLDNWNDPKGVFDSGFDDSVDGGSSGGSGGVADRFGVNTGPGGPLAYFRGNMTYVFLATMAIVFVLQHVVLLTLGVRAHQFLFVIHPQNPEYVWTWVTSIFSHAPFSLSHIALNGLVIYFFGRLAERQMGSKKFTLFFIGSGVLAGLGQIGIQMLQGGTTGALGASGAALAILGFVTVLNPDLTVYLYFLLPVPIWAITGFYAIISIAGVLAPGAGILGGNVGHAAHLAGLVIGLWYGKRIKDRTRIPNQIQFGGRRGGGGPGGPGGPGGRGPF, from the coding sequence ATGTCGGAGTGTGACGTCTGCGGGAAGCAAGAGAACATGCCCTACCAGTGCGGGCACTGCGGGGGGACCTACTGCGCCGAGCACCGGTTGCCCGAGGCCCACGACTGCCCGGGGCTGGACAACTGGAACGACCCGAAGGGAGTGTTCGACAGCGGGTTCGACGACTCCGTCGACGGCGGCTCGTCGGGCGGTTCGGGCGGCGTGGCCGACCGCTTTGGGGTCAATACCGGTCCCGGGGGGCCGTTGGCGTACTTCCGCGGCAACATGACCTACGTGTTCCTGGCCACCATGGCCATCGTCTTCGTGTTGCAACACGTCGTCTTGCTGACGCTTGGGGTTCGAGCTCATCAGTTCCTCTTCGTCATCCATCCCCAGAACCCGGAGTACGTCTGGACCTGGGTGACGTCTATCTTCTCGCACGCGCCCTTTAGCCTCAGCCACATCGCGCTGAACGGCCTCGTCATCTACTTCTTCGGGCGACTGGCCGAGCGCCAGATGGGGTCGAAGAAGTTCACGCTGTTTTTCATCGGTTCCGGGGTCCTCGCTGGCCTCGGCCAGATAGGAATCCAGATGCTTCAGGGGGGGACCACGGGCGCACTCGGGGCGAGCGGTGCTGCCCTGGCAATCCTCGGCTTCGTCACCGTCCTGAACCCGGACCTCACCGTCTATCTGTACTTCCTGCTTCCGGTGCCTATCTGGGCCATCACCGGCTTCTACGCGATTATCAGTATCGCCGGTGTGCTGGCACCAGGCGCGGGTATTCTCGGCGGAAACGTTGGTCATGCGGCCCATCTCGCCGGTCTCGTCATCGGGCTCTGGTACGGTAAGCGCATCAAGGACCGGACGCGTATCCCGAACCAGATTCAGTTCGGCGGCCGCCGTGGCGGTGGCGGTCCCGGTGGCCCAGGCGGGCCCGGCGGTCGCGGTCCGTTCTGA